In Streptococcus respiraculi, one DNA window encodes the following:
- the rpsK gene encoding 30S ribosomal protein S11 — translation MAKPTRKRRVKKNIESGIAHIHATFNNTIVMITDVHGNAIAWSSAGALGFKGSRKSTPFAAQMASEAAAKSAQEHGLKTVEVTVKGPGSGRESAIRALAAAGLEVTAIRDVTPVPHNGARPPKRRRV, via the coding sequence TTGGCTAAACCAACACGTAAGCGTCGTGTGAAAAAAAATATCGAATCTGGTATTGCACACATTCACGCTACATTTAATAACACTATTGTTATGATTACTGATGTGCATGGTAATGCGATCGCTTGGTCATCAGCTGGTGCTCTTGGTTTTAAAGGTTCTCGTAAATCTACACCATTTGCGGCTCAAATGGCTTCAGAAGCAGCTGCTAAATCTGCACAAGAACACGGTCTTAAAACAGTTGAAGTTACAGTAAAAGGTCCAGGTTCAGGTCGTGAGTCTGCTATCCGCGCTCTTGCTGCCGCTGGTCTTGAAGTAACAGCAATTCGTGATGTGACTCCTGTACCACACAATGGTGCTCGTCCTCCAAAACGTCGCCGTGTATAA
- a CDS encoding DNA-directed RNA polymerase subunit alpha: MIEFEKPTITKIDENKDYGRFVVEPLERGYGTTLGNSLRRVLLASLPGAAVTSIKIDGVLHEFDTVPGVREDVMQIILNIKGIAVKSYVEDEKTIELDVTGPAEITAGDILTDSDIEIVNPDHYLFTISEGTSFKAIMTVNTGRGYVPAEGNKKDDAPVGTLAVDSIYTPVKKVNYQVEPARVGSNDGFDKLTLEIMTNGTIIPEDALGLSARILMEHLGLFTDLTEVAKSAEVMKETEEASDDRMLDRTIEELDLSVRSYNCLKRAGINTVFDLTEKTEPEMMKVRNLGRKSLEEVKVKLADLGLGLKKDK, translated from the coding sequence ATGATTGAGTTTGAAAAACCAACTATAACAAAAATTGATGAAAATAAAGATTACGGCAGATTTGTTGTCGAACCATTAGAACGTGGTTATGGAACAACTCTTGGGAACTCACTTCGTCGTGTACTTCTTGCGTCACTACCAGGTGCGGCAGTAACGTCTATTAAAATTGACGGTGTACTACACGAGTTCGACACAGTCCCAGGTGTCCGTGAAGATGTGATGCAAATTATTTTGAACATCAAAGGCATTGCTGTAAAATCTTATGTCGAAGACGAAAAGACGATAGAACTTGATGTTACAGGTCCGGCAGAAATTACTGCAGGAGATATCTTGACAGATAGTGATATTGAAATTGTTAACCCTGACCATTATCTCTTTACAATTAGCGAAGGTACAAGCTTTAAAGCTATCATGACGGTTAATACTGGTCGTGGATATGTACCAGCTGAAGGCAATAAAAAAGATGATGCGCCAGTTGGCACACTTGCAGTAGATTCTATCTACACGCCAGTGAAAAAGGTCAATTATCAAGTTGAACCAGCTCGCGTTGGTAGCAACGATGGTTTTGACAAATTAACGCTTGAAATCATGACTAACGGGACAATCATTCCTGAAGATGCATTGGGTCTTTCTGCGCGTATTTTGATGGAGCACTTAGGTCTATTTACTGATTTGACAGAAGTTGCAAAATCAGCTGAAGTAATGAAAGAAACTGAAGAAGCATCTGATGATCGTATGTTGGATCGTACGATTGAAGAATTGGACTTGTCTGTTCGTTCATACAACTGTTTGAAACGTGCAGGTATCAATACTGTATTTGATCTGACAGAAAAAACTGAACCAGAAATGATGAAAGTACGCAATCTTGGACGCAAGAGTCTTGAAGAAGTCAAAGTAAAATTGGCTGACCTTGGTTTGGGATTGAAAAAAGATAAATAA
- the rplQ gene encoding 50S ribosomal protein L17, whose translation MAYRKLGRTSSQRKAMLRDLTTDLLINESIVTTEARAKEIRKTVEKMITLGKRGDLHARRQAAAFVRNEIASENYDEATDKYTSTTALQKLFSEIAPRYAERNGGYTRILKTEPRRGDAAPMAIIELV comes from the coding sequence ATGGCTTACCGTAAACTAGGACGCACTAGCTCACAACGTAAAGCAATGCTTCGTGACTTGACAACAGATCTTTTGATCAATGAATCAATCGTTACAACTGAAGCTCGTGCAAAAGAAATCCGTAAAACAGTTGAAAAAATGATTACACTTGGTAAACGCGGTGACTTGCACGCTCGTCGTCAAGCAGCAGCATTTGTTCGTAACGAAATCGCATCAGAAAACTATGATGAAGCTACTGATAAATACACATCAACAACAGCGCTTCAAAAATTGTTCTCTGAAATCGCGCCTCGTTATGCAGAACGTAATGGTGGATACACTCGTATCTTGAAAACTGAACCACGTCGTGGCGATGCTGCACCAATGGCAATCATTGAACTTGTATAA